The Hypomesus transpacificus isolate Combined female chromosome 3, fHypTra1, whole genome shotgun sequence genome has a window encoding:
- the si:ch211-266g18.10 gene encoding titin homolog isoform X25 — protein MAAAAPQADGHTGETGRVSSPPKAPGFWLLRTLSFSVELLVALAFLLCWIGAGVMMFEIVEYKGVTDIQEIVMDPMKAINEAVDGISNLFNGAQELVPELDPMTAINFATEEITDAKEEFVSYLSDEEGNIYLSYIDPVIIGRGAFEATNDLMCEAGSTIQHTLCTVFDTILDLLKGKYDLSYIDPVVIGRGVFEVINGFMCKVGDAIQDILCSALDTFLDSVKAALQWVGFNPMIIVETVSEWMSSLWAYLWNLLQGVLNVKFSPMTVLTRTVDIIIEQKNILVNYLSHLLMGDQGVIPDITFDPMQVVTDAMVEITDKRNIFLSYLSNMIMDDKGESTPSEIHLIRRKGEFLPPLEKVAELTHTKEKDKISVPSETEEKYDTASMEDVKEAEEEHDKDDEGNKDPGEPLDEAVSDGDYMEAELQEEDADESKNTEHKQKRNVRITYERVRRIGSKAHLKKDQEQPEETDHQVKVEEEKIEGEVVEEEKEAQEQAQPLQKAVEAEDDHPDEGREETKKQEEEKKKTGDLHFKHQVVLEAGGDQEQDMTGIEQDKEGEQAVTEEAVEEKEEEEPANEEVKEEEVEETEDEEAKEEKEEEEPANEEVKEEKEEEETANEEVKEKKEEPANEEVKEEEEEEEEPANEEVKEEEKEEQPVEENKAAIEEVVENEELKKEKKEEEPAKEEVMEEEEEKVEVKKEKDKEKEEEKHKLVNEEDDHVVLTTEKFDVVDIMTGIASEEEEEEKETTPPVTDDEDYSDIIDDDENNNNSESKKTEPKRKRNVHIPYERIRRIGSRAHLKLDEEVPKVEDYQGKDTKDDKVLRESTERRAKQEVEDVLKDLRAAQVRKLERVQRRKENEEKKEKPVKLERKSEKEKEEELSEDKIGEAKNSVKKAEKLQLKDELLKKSAEEIKAVNETGPLRRRFAHQTKMTAIEPKMTVKELKDVKAYKTESDKKEVKSETEAIKADEEVKPEKKVFGKKVVKAEKDVEAKVTSEKIEAHKKESKADNKEVKPEKEAIKTEEEVKPEVKVFGKKVVKAEKEVEAKVTSEKIEAHKKETKADKKEVKPEKEAKAEEEVKPEVKVFGKKVVKAEKEVEAKVTSEKKEAHKKEIEADKKEVKPEKEVIKTDKGVKPEKKVVDKKEVKAEKEVEAKVASEKIEAHKKETKADKKEVKPEKEAIKTEEEVKPEVKVFGKKVVKAEKEVEAKVTSEKKEAHKKETKADKKEVKSEKEAKAEEEVKPEVKAFGKKVVKAEKEVEAKVTTDKIEAHKKETKTDKKEVKPEKEAKAEEEVKPEVKVFGKKVVKAKKEVEAKVTSEKIEAHKKESKADKKEVKPEKEAIKTEEEVKPEVKVFGKKVVKAEKEVEAKVTSEKIEAHKKETKADKKEVKPEKEAIKTDKEVKAEKKVFGKKGVKAEKEVEAKVTTDKIEAHKKETKTDKKEVKPEKEAKAEEEVKPEVKVFGKKVVKAKKEVEAKVTSEKIEAHKKESKADKKEVKPEKEAIKTEEEVKPEVKVFGKKVVKAEKEVEAKVTSEKIEAHKKETKADKKEVKPEKEAKAEEEVKPEVKVFGKKVVKAEKEVEDKVTSEKMEAHKKETKADKKEVKPEKEVIKTDKGVKPEKKVVDKKEVKAEKEVEAKVASEKKEAHKKETKADKKEVKPEKEAIKTEEEVKPEVKVFGKKVVKAEKEVEAKVTSEKIEAHKKETKADKKEVKPEKEAKAEEEVKPEVKVFGKKVVKAEKEVEDKVTSEKKEAHKKEIEADKKEVKPEKEVIKTDKGVKPEKKVVDKKVLKAEKDVEAKVISEKKEAHKKEIKADKKEVKSEKEAKAEEVKPEVKVFGKKVVKAEKEVEAKVTSEKKEAHKKEIEADKKEVKSEKEAIKTDKEVKPEIKLMGKNLVKAEKEVEAKVKLEKIETHKKQTKADKKEVKPEKEAIKIDKEVKPEKKVVDKKEVKAEKDVEAMVTSEKIKAQQKETKADKKEVKPKKEAIKTDKEVKPEKKVVDKKEVKAEKEVEAKVTSEKKEAHKKETKADKKEVKPEKEAIKTDKEVKAEKKVFGKKGVKAEKEVEALKESKPIKAVKPKVAAEKIEVHKKEIKADKKDMKPEKGSVKAEKKDVKAEREGKAIKEEVKAKINEEDQGEVKVKKEVMAALQPEKKEGDKREVKADKKPVKAEKDVMPKKKQADQKEVKVEMKEVRAEKEGKVPKESKANIKPTLKKADLDVKETEAELQKEKAKKAGPSIKEIAASKEKTKTVVEKKEQEGTHKNASLTKERLKVVPMKKEAVTSKEKSRSAPSIKETLLKEKTKTSSSKKEADTPKEKAKPVIPTKVLEVPKKKVKTAPVKKEPEALKEKAVKEEQDVAKEKAKPAPAKKEPDAPKAKTKQESVKKESETLRREEKEKAKPAIKKDTPKTKTRSKTRLPMKKEAEFSHRNISLTKERVKVVALKKEQETPKEKVTSATAKKEPEATKDKAKPTALKKGVYAEPTAKKEKAKSVSVKKDPEATKVVKSAPAEKGTFSHLADIKPKERVVPPVLRKADVSRQKVKSVAPKKETEAQKDKSKSAATQKEPVTMKELKAANIKKGDSKENVKPTPTVKERDVPEKAKTNTVKKVTEDRVLKEKQRLEPAKKDISHIADPVESDNLSTEDEMPYFQCFFVDEDDVQYPFYPFSPLQM, from the exons ATGGCGGCAGCTGCTCCTCAAG CCGACGGGCACACTGGAGAAACGGGGCGTGTGTCGTCTCCTCCGAAGGCCCCGGGCTTCTGGCTGTTGCGGACGCTGAGCTTCTCTGTGGAGTTGCTGGTGGCCCTGGCTTTCCTCCTCTGCTGGATCGGGGCAGGCGTCATGATGTTCGAAATTGTGGAATACAAAGGGGTTACTG ATATTCAAGAAATTGTCATGGATCCCATGAAAGCTATAAATGAGGCTGTAGATGGCATATCCAACTTGTTCAATGGAGCGCAAG AACTTGTTCCTGAACTGGACCCCATGACTGCTATTAACTTTGCAACTGAGGAAATAACCGATGCGAAAGAAGAATTTGTGAGCTACCTTTCTGATGAAGAAG gaaacatttatttaagctACATTGACCCAGTGATCATAGGCAGAGGTGCCTTCGAGGCTACCAATGACCTCATGTGTGAAGCTGGGAGCACCATACAACACACGCTTTGTACTGTATTTGATACGATCCTGGATCTTCTAAAAG gAAAATACGACTTGAGCTACATTGACCCTGTAGTCATAGGCCGAGGTGTCTTTGAGGTTATCAATGGCTTCATGTGTAAAGTGGGGGACGCCATACAAGACATTCTTTGTAGTGCTTTGGACACTTTCTTGGATAGTGTGAAAG CTGCTCTTCAATGGGTGGGCTTTAACCCCATGATAATCGTGGAGACTGTCTCTGAATGGATGAGCTCACTTTGGGCATACTTATGGAACCTACTGCAAG GCGTCTTAAATGTGAAGTTCAGTCCCATGACGGTTCTCACTAGAACAGTGGACATAATCATTGAGCAGAAGAACATTCTTGTGAACTACCTCTCCCACTTGCTAATGGGAGACCAAG GGGTCATTCCAGACATAACCTTTGACCCGATGCAAGTGGTCACAGATGCCATGGTGGAGATCACAGACAAGAGGAACATATTTCTATCTTATCTGTCAAACATGATCATGGATGACAAAG GTGAATCTACACCATCTGAGATACATCTTATTAGGAGGAAAG GAGAGTTTTTACCGCCTTTGGAAAAAG TTGCAGAACTGACGCACACCAAAGAAAAGGACAAGATCAGTGTTCCTTCAGAAACGGAGGAGAAATACGACACGGCATCCATGGAGGATGtgaaagaggcagaggaggagcatg ATAAAGATGATGAAGGAAATAAAGATCCTGGAGAACCACTGGATGAAGCAGTCTCTGATGGAGACTACATGGAGGCGGAGTTGCAGGAAGAAGATGCCGACGAAAGCAAGAACACGGAACATAAGCAGAAGAGGAATGTCCGCATAACCTACGAGAGGGTACGAAGAATAGGATCAAAGGCCCACTTGAAAAAGGATCAAGAGCAACCAGAAGAGACAGATCATCAAGTCAaggtagaggaagagaagatagaaggagaggtggtggaagaagagaaggaagcaCAGGAGCAGGCCCAACCCTTACAAAAGGCTGTTGAGGCAGAAGATGACCATCCGGatgaaggaagagaagaaacgaagaaacaggaggaggagaaaaagaagactGGTGATCTTCATTTCAAACACCAGGTGGTATTAGAAGCAGGTGGTGACCAGGAACAGGACATGACAGGCATTGAACAAGATAAGGAAGGAGAGCAGGCTGTCACAGAAGAGGCagtagaggagaaggaggaggaggaaccagCAAATGAAgaggtgaaagaggaggaggtagaggaaacaGAAGATGAAGAGGcgaaagaggagaaggaggaggaggaaccagCAAATGAAGAGGtaaaagaggagaaggaggaggaagaaacagCAAATGAAGAGGTgaaagagaagaaggaggaacCCGCAAATGAAgaggtgaaagaggaggaggaggaggaggaggaacccgCAAATGAAgaggtgaaagaggaggagaaggaagaacaGCCAGTGGAGGAAAACAAGGCTGCCATAGAAGAAGTGGTAGAGAAtgaggagctgaagaaggagaagaaagaagaagagcCTGCTAAAGAAGAAgtaatggaggaggaggaggaaaaggtggaggtgaagaaagagaaggataaggagaaagaggaagagaaacataAGCTAGTAAATGAAGAGGATGATCATGTCGTCCTGACAACTGAAAAGTTTGATGTTGTTGACATCATGACTGGCATTGCatctgaagaggaagaggaagaaaaggaaaCAACACCTCCTGTTACTGATGATGAAGATTACTCTGACATCATTGATGAtgatgaaaacaacaacaacagcgaAAGCAAGAAAACAGAACCCAAACGGAAGAGGAATGTCCACATTCCTTATGAGCGAATAAGGAGAATCGGATCAAGGGCCCATCTCAAACTTGATGAAGAGGTGCCCAAAGTGGAAGATTACCAAGGCAAAGACACAAAGGATGACAAAG TTCTCAGGGAATCAACAGAAAGACGAGCAAAACAGGAGGTAGAGGACGTTCTTAAAG ATCTCAGGGCTGCACAGGTCAGAAAATTGGAGAGAGTGCAAAGGAGGAAAGAGaatgaagagaaaaaagagaagccTGTGAAACTCGAGAGAAAGtctgagaaagagaaggaggaagagcttTCTGAGGACAAGATTGGAGAGGCTAAGAACAGTGTGAAAAAGGCAGAAAAGCTACAGCTTAAAG ATGAACTTCTGAAGAAGTCTGCTGAAGAAATAAAAGCAGTGAACGAGACAGGGCCTCTGAGGAGGAGATTTGCTCACCAGACTAAAATGACAG CCATTGAACCCAAGATGACAGTCAAGGAGTTGAAGGATGTGAAGGCCTACAAAACAGAGTCTGACAAGAAAGAGGTAAAGTCCGAGACGGAAGCCATCAAGGCTGATGAGGAGGTGAAGCCAGAGAAAAAGGTGTTTGGCAAAAAAGTGGTAAAGGCTGAAAAGGACGTTGAGGCCAAGGTGACATCAGAAAAAATAGAGGCTCACAAAAAAGAGAGCAAGGCTGACAACAAAGAGGTGAAGCCCGAGAAAGAAGCCAtcaagactgaggaggaggtgaagccaGAGGTAAAAGTGTTTGGCAAAAAAGTGGTAAAGGCCGAAAAGGAGGTTGAGGCCAAGGTGACATCAGAGAAAATAGAGGCTCACAAAAAAGAGACCAAGGCTGACAAGAAAGAGGTGAAGCCCGAAAAGGAAGccaaggctgaggaggaggtgaagccaGAGGTAAAAGTGTTTGGTAAAAAAGTGGTTAAGGCCGAAAAGGAGGTTGAGGCCAAGGTGACATCAGAGAAAAAAGAGGCTCACAAAAAAGAGATTGAGGCTGACAAAAAAGAGGTGAAGCCCGAGAAGGAAGTCATCAAGACTGACAAGGGGGTgaagccagagaaaaaagtggTTGACAAAAAAGAGGTAAAGGCCGAAAAGGAGGTTGAAGCCAAGGTGGCATCAGAAAAAATAGAGGCTCACAAAAAAGAGACCAAGGCTGATAAGAAAGAGGTGAAGCCCGAAAAAGAAGCCAtcaagactgaggaggaggtgaagccaGAGGTAAAAGTGTTTGGCAAAAAAGTGGTAAAGGCCGAAAAGGAGGTTGAGGCCAAGGTGACATCAGAGAAAAAAGAGGCTCACAAAAAAGAGACCAAGGCTGACAAGAAAGAGGTGAAGTCCGAGAAGGAAGccaaggctgaggaggaggtgaagccaGAGGTAAAAGCGTTTGGCAAAAAAGTGGTAAAGGCCGAAAAGGAGGTTGAGGCCAAGGTGACAACAGATAAAATAGAGGCTCACAAAAAAGAGACCAAGACTGACAAGAAAGAGGTGAAGCCCGAGAAGGAAGccaaggctgaggaggaggtgaagccaGAGGTAAAAGTGTTTGGCAAAAAAGTGGTAAAGGCCAAAAAGGAGGTTGAGGCCAAGGTGACATCAGAGAAAATAGAGGCTCACAAAAAAGAGAGCAAGGCTGACAAAAAAGAGGTGAAGCCCGAGAAAGAAGCCAtcaagactgaggaggaggtgaagccaGAGGTAAAAGTGTTTGGCAAAAAAGTGGTAAAGGCCGAAAAGGAGGTTGAGGCCAAGGTGACATCAGAGAAAATAGAGGCTCACAAAAAAGAGACCAAGGCTGACAAGAAAGAGGTGAAGCCCGAGAAGGAAGCCATCAAGACTGATAAGGAGGTGAAGGCAGAGAAAAAGGTGTTTGGCAAAAAAGGGGTAAAGGCCGAAAAGGAGGTTGAGGCCAAGGTGACAACAGATAAAATAGAGGCTCACAAAAAAGAGACCAAGACTGACAAGAAAGAGGTGAAGCCCGAGAAGGAAGccaaggctgaggaggaggtgaagccaGAGGTAAAAGTGTTTGGCAAAAAAGTGGTAAAGGCCAAAAAGGAGGTTGAGGCCAAGGTGACATCAGAGAAAATAGAGGCTCACAAAAAAGAGAGCAAGGCTGACAAGAAAGAGGTGAAGCCCGAGAAAGAAGCCAtcaagactgaggaggaggtgaagccaGAGGTAAAAGTGTTTGGCAAAAAAGTGGTAAAGGCCGAAAAGGAGGTTGAGGCCAAGGTGACATCAGAGAAAATAGAGGCTCACAAAAAAGAGACCAAGGCTGACAAGAAAGAGGTGAAGCCCGAGAAGGAAGccaaggctgaggaggaggtgaagccaGAGGTCAAAGTGTTTGGTAAAAAAGTGGTAAAGGCCGAAAAGGAGGTTGAGGACAAGGTGACATCAGAGAAAATGGAGGCTCACAAAAAAGAGACCAAGGCTGACAAGAAAGAGGTGAAGCCCGAGAAGGAAGTCATCAAGACTGACAAGGGGGTgaagccagagaaaaaagtggTTGACAAAAAAGAGGTAAAGGCCGAAAAGGAGGTTGAGGCCAAGGTGGCATCAGAGAAAAAAGAGGCTCACAAAAAAGAGACCAAGGCTGATAAGAAAGAGGTGAAGCCCGAGAAAGAAGCCAtcaagactgaggaggaggtgaagccaGAGGTAAAAGTGTTTGGCAAAAAAGTGGTAAAGGCCGAAAAGGAGGTTGAGGCCAAGGTGACATCAGAGAAAATAGAGGCTCACAAAAAAGAGACCAAGGCTGACAAGAAAGAGGTGAAGCCCGAGAAGGAAGccaaggctgaggaggaggtgaagccaGAGGTAAAAGTGTTTGGTAAAAAAGTGGTAAAGGCCGAAAAGGAGGTTGAGGACAAGGTGACATCAGAGAAAAAAGAGGCTCACAAAAAAGAGATTGAGGCTGACAAAAAAGAGGTGAAGCCCGAGAAGGAAGTCATCAAGACTGACAAGGGGGTgaagccagagaaaaaagtggTTGACAAAAAAGTGCTAAAGGCCGAAAAGGATGTTGAGGCCAAGGTGATATCAGAGAAAAAAGAGGCTCACAAAAAAGAGATCAAGGCTGACAAGAAAGAGGTGAAGTCCGAGAAGGAAGCCAAGGCTGAGGAGGTGAAGCCAGAGGTAAAAGTGTTTGGCAAAAAAGTGGTAAAGGCCGAAAAGGAGGTTGAGGCCAAGGTGACATCAGAGAAAAAAGAGGCTCACAAAAAAGAGATTGAGGCTGACAAAAAAGAGGTAAAGTCTGAGAAAGAAGCCATCAAGACTGACAAGGAGGTTAAGCCAGAGATAAAATTGATGGGCAAAAATTTGGTAAAGGCCGAAAAGGAGGTTGAGGCCAAAGTGAAATTAGAGAAAATAGAGACTCACAAAAAACAGACCAAGGCTGACAAGAAAGAGGTGAAGCCCGAGAAGGAAGCCATCAAGATTGATAAGGAGGTgaagccagagaaaaaagtggTTGACAAAAAAGAGGTAAAGGCCGAAAAGGACGTTGAGGCCATGGTGACATCAGAGAAAATAAAGGCTCAACAAAAAGAGACCAAGGCTGACAAAAAAGAGGTGAAGCCCAAGAAGGAAGCCATCAAGACTGATAAGGAGGTGAAGCCAGAGAAAAAGGTGGTTGACAAAAAAGAGGTAAAGGCCGAAAAGGAGGTTGAGGCCAAGGTGACATCAGAGAAAAAAGAGGCTCACAAAAAAGAGACCAAGGCTGACAAGAAAGAGGTGAAGCCCGAGAAGGAAGCCATCAAGACTGATAAGGAGGTGAAGGCAGAGAAAAAGGTGTTTGGCAAAAAAGGGGTAAAGGCCGAAAAGGAGGTTGAGGCTCTCAAGGAGTCAAAACCCATAAAGGCAGTTAAGCCCAAAGTGGCAGCAGAGAAAATTGAGGTTCACAAAAAGGAGATCAAGGCTGACAAGAAAGACATGAAGCCTGAAAAGGGGTCGGTTAAGGCTGAGAAGAAGGAcgtgaaagcagagagagaggggaaggcaaTCAAGGAGGAGGTGAAAGCCAAGATAAATGAGGAAGACCAAGGAGAAGTAAAGGTGAAGAAGGAGGTTATGGCTGCACTGCagccagagaaaaaagagggTGACAAAAGAGAGGTGAAGGCCGACAAGAAGCCGGTGAAGGCTGAAAAGGATGTGATGCCCAAGAAAAAACAAGCTGACCAAAAAGAGGTGAAGGTTGAGATGAAGGAGGTGAGGGCTGAGAAGGAGGGTAAAGTCCCAAAAGAGTCGAAGGCCAACATAAAGCCTACTTTGAAAAAGGCTGATCTTGATGTCAAAGAAACAG AAGCAGAACTTCAAAAAGAGAAGGCCAAGAAGGCAGGTCCTTCTATAAAAg AGATTGCTGCTTCTAAAGAGAAGACCAAGACAGTTGTTGAAAAGAAAG AGCAAGAGGGCACCCACAAGAATGCTTCTCTTACCAAGGAGAGGCTGAAAGTAGTGCCAATGAAGAAAG AAGCTGTCACATCAAAGGAAAAATCAAGATCGGCCCCATCAATCAAAG AAACTCTtctgaaagaaaaaacaaagacaTCCTCTTCAAAGAAAG AAGCAGACACTCCTAAAGAAAAAGCCAAGCCAGTGATCCCAACTAAAG TTCTAGAGGTTCCCAAGAAGAAGGTAAAAACAGCACCTGTTAAGAAAG AGCCTGAGGCCTTGAAAGAAAAGGCTGTGAAGGAAG AGCAAGATGTTGCAAAAGAAAAGGCCAAACCAGCTCCTGCAAAGAAAG AGCCTGATGCACCAAAGGCCAAGACCAAGcaagaatcagtgaaaaaag AGTCTGAAACTctaagaagagaagagaaagagaaagccaAACCAGCTATTAAGAAAG ATACACCTAAAACAAAGACCAGATCAAAGACCAGACTTCCTATGAAGAAAG AGGCTGAATTTTCTCACAGAAATATCTCACTTACCAAGGAGAGGGTTAAGGTTGTGGCTTTGAAGAAAG AACAAGAGACTCCCAAGGAGAAAGTCACATCAGCAACTGCAAAGAAAG agcCGGAGGCTACTAAAGACAAAGCTAAACCGACTGCTCTGAAGAAAG GTGTTTATGCAGAGCCCACCGCTAAAAAGGAAAAGGCAAAATCTGTGTCTGTGAAGAAAG ATCCTGAGGCTACAAAAGTGGTCAAGTCAGCACCTGCAGAGAaaggtacatttagtcatttagcag ATATAAAGCCTAAAGAGAGGGTCGTACCACCTGTTTTGAGGAAAG CAGATGTCTCCAGACAAAAGGTCAAATCAGTAGCCCCTAAGAAAG AAACCGAGGCTCAGAAAGACAAGTCCAAATCAGCTGCAACCCAGAAAG AACCTGTGACAATGAAGGAACTCAAAGCAGCAAACATTAAGAAAG GGGACTCAAAAGAGAATGTCAAACCAACACCTACTGTGAAAG AACGTGATGTTCCGGAGAAGGCCAAAACAAACACAGTGAAGAAAG TTACAGAAGATAGAGTTCTGAAAGAGAAACAGCGTCTGGAGCCTGCAAAGAAAGATATCTCACACATAG CTGATCCTGTAGAATCAGACAACTTATCAACAGAAG ATGAGATGCCTTACTTCCAGTGCTTCTTTGTGGATGAGGACGACGTGCAGTATCCCTTCTACCCCTTCTCACCGCTCCAGATGTGA